From the Macaca nemestrina isolate mMacNem1 chromosome 7, mMacNem.hap1, whole genome shotgun sequence genome, one window contains:
- the LOC105467264 gene encoding rho GTPase-activating protein 11A isoform X1 has product MWDQRLVRLALLQHLRAFYGIKVKGVRGQCDRRRHETAATEIGGKIFGVPFNALPHSAVPEYGHIPSFLVDACTSLEEHIHTEGLFRKSGSVIRLKALKNKLDRGEGCLSSAPPCDVAGLLKQFFRELPEPILPADLHEALLKAQQLGTEEKNKATLLLSCLLADHTVHVLRYFFNFLRNVSLRSSENKMDSSNLAVIFAPNLLQTNEGHEKMFSNTEKKLRLQAAVVQTLIDDASDIGRVPDFILEKIPAMLGIDGLCATPSLEGFEEGEYETPGEYKRKRRQSVGDFVSGALNKFKSNRTPSITPQQERIAQLSVSPVILTPNAKRKLPVDSSHGFSSKKRKAIKHNFNFELLPSNLFNSSSTPVSVHIDTNSEGSSQSSLSPVPSGGNHLITAGTPRRSKRIAGKKVCRVESGKAGCFSPKLSHKEKVRRSLRLKFNLGKNGRDVNGCSGVSRYESVGQRLANQQSLKNRIESVKTGLLFSPDVDEKLPKKGSQKISKSEENLLTPERLVGTNYRMSWTGPNNSSFQEVDTHEASSMVENLEVENSLEPDVMVEKSPATSCELIPSNLNSKHNSNITSSPLSGDENNVTKETLVKVQKAFSESGSNLHALMNDRQSSVPNVGKVKLTEPSYLEDSPEENLFETNDLTVVESKEKYEHHTGKGEKCFSERDFSPLKTQTFDREATIKCYSTQMKMEHEKDIHSNMPKDYLSKEEFPSDEQIKKQQSPKVKLNNKLKENENMIEGNLPKYAAHSKDETRAPFSQQSACVITNLSKPRPVRIAKQQSLETCEKTVSESLQMTEHRKVSDHIQWFNKLSLNEPNRTKVKSPLKFQRTPVRQSVRRINSLLEYSRQPIGHKLASLGDTASPLVKSVSCDGALSSCMESTSNDSSVSCIESGPKERKSMSCEESNIDAISKSSMELPSKSFLKMKKHPDSVNASLGSTTVCKQKMLSDGQVKLPLDDLTNHDILKPVVNNNIGISSGINNRVLRRPSERERAWYKGSPKHPIGKTQLLPTSKPVDL; this is encoded by the exons ATGTGGGATCAGAGGCTGGTGAGGTTGGCCCTGTTGCAGCATCTGCGGGCCTTCTATGGTATTAAGGTGAAGGGTGTCCGTGGGCAGTGCGATCGCAGGAGACACGAAACAGCAGCCACGGAAATAGGG GGTAAAATATTTGGAGTACCCTTTAATGCACTGCCCCATTCTGCTGTACCAGAATATGGACACATTCCAAG CTTTCTTGTCGATGCTTGCACATCTTTAGAAGAACATATTCATACTGAAGGGCTTTTTCGGAAATCAGGATCTGTGATTCGCCTAAAAGCGCTAAAG AATAAACTGGATCGTGGTGAAGGTTGCCTATCTTCTGCACCTCCTTGTGATGTTGCAGGACTTCTTAAGCAATTTTTTAGGGAATTGCCAGAGCCCATTCTCCCAGCTGATTTGCATGAAGCACTTTTGAAAGCTCAACAGTTAGGCACAGAGGAAAAGAATAAAGCTACACTGTTGCTCTCCTGTCTTCTGGCTGACCACACAGTTCATGTATTAAGATACTTCTTTAACTTCCTCAGGAATGTTTCTCTTAG ATCCAGTGAGAATAAGATGGATAGCAGCAATCTTGCAGTAATATTTGCACCAAATCTTCTTCAGACAAATGaaggacatgaaaagatgttttctaacacagaaaaaaagctacGATTACAGGCTGCAGTAGTACAGACTCTTATCGATGATGCATCAGATATTG GGCGTGTACCAGATTTTATCCTGGAAAAGATACCAGCTATGTTGGGTATTGATGGTCTCTGTGCTACTCCATCACTAGAAGGCTTTGAAGAAGGTGAATATGAAACTCCTGGTGAatataagagaaagagaagacaaagtGTAGGAG ATTTTGTTAGTGGAGcactaaataaatttaaatctaaCAGAACACCTTCTATTACACCTCAACAAGAAAGAATTG CCCAGCTGTCTGTATCACCAGTGATTCTTACACCAAATGCTAAACGTAAATTGCCAGTAGATTCTTCTCATGGTTTCTCAAGTAAGAAAAGGAAGGCCATCAAGCATAATTTTAACTTTGAGCTGTTGCCAAGTAACCTCTTCAATAGCAGTTCTACACCAGTATCAG TTCACATCGATACAAACTCAGAAGGGTCATCTCAGAGTTCACTCTCTCCTGTACCCAGTGGTGGAAACCATTTGATCACTGCAGGTACGCCAAGGCGAAGTAAAAGAATTGCAGGCAAAAAAGTTTGCAG AGTAGAATCAGGAAAAGCAGGCTGCTTTTCTCCTAAACTCAGCCATAAAGAAAAGGTTCGAAGATCTCTTCGTTTGAAATTCAATCTAGGGAAAAATGGCAGAGATGTA AATGGATGTTCTGGTGTCAGTAGATATGAAAGTGTTGGTCAGCGACTTGCAAAtcaacaaagtttaaaaaatcgAATTGAATCTGTAAAAACAGGTTTGCTTTTTAGCCCAGATGTTGATGAAAAGTTACCAAAGAAAG GTTCACAAAAGATCAGTAAGTCTGAGGAAAACTTACTAACTCCAGAGCGACTAGTTGGAACAAATTACCGGATGTCTTGGACAGGACCTAATAATTCAAGTTTTCAAGAAGTAGATACACATGAAGCTTCTTCAATGGTGGAAAATCTTGAGGTAGAAAACTCTTTGGAGCCTGATGTTATGGTTGAAAAGTCACCTGCTACTTCATGTGAACTCATCCCTTCCAATTTAAACAGTAAGCATAATAGCAACATAACAAGTAGCCCTCTTAGTGGGGATGAAAATAACGTGACCAAAGAGACTTTGGTGAAAGTTCAAAAAGCATTTTCTGAATCTGGAAGTAATCTTCATGCATTGATGAATGACAGGCAGTCATCAGTACCTAATGTGGGGAAAGTAAAATTAACTGAACCATCTTATTTAGAAGATAGCCCAGAGGAAAATCTGTTTGAAACTAATGATTTGACTGTAGTAGAATCAAAGGAGAAATATGAACACCACACTGGTAAAGgtgaaaaatgtttttcagagaGGGACTTTTCACCCCTTAAAACTCAAACATTTGATAGAGAAGCAACTATAAAATGTTATTCAACTCAGATGAAGATGGAACATGAAAAAGACATTCATTCAAATATGCCAAAAGATTATTTAAGCAAGGAAGAATTCCCCAGtgatgaacaaataaagaaacagCAGTCCCCAAAGGTTAAACTGAATAATAAATTAAAGGAGAATGAGAATATGATTGAAGGTAACTTACCAAAGTATGCAGCACATAGCAAGGACGAGACTAGAGCCCCTTTCTCACAGCAGAGTGCATGTGTTATAACAAACTTGTCAAAACCTAGGCCTGTGAGAATTGCTAAACAGCAGTCATTGGAAACATGTGAGAAAACAGTTTCTGAAAGTTTACAAATGACAGAACATAGAAAGGTTTCTGATCACATACAGTGGTTTAACAAGCTTTCTTTAAACGAACCAAATAGAACAAAAGTCAAGTCACCTCTTAAGTTTCAGCGTACTCCTGTTCGTCAGTCTGTCAGAAGAATTAATTCTTTGTTGGAGTATAGCAGACAGCCTATAGGGCATAAGTTGGCGAGTCTTGGTGATACAGCTTCTCCTCTGGTGAAATCAGTGAGCTGTGACGGTGCTCTTTCCTCTTGTATGGAAAGTACATCAAACGATTCCTCTGTTTCATGTATCGAATCAGGTCCTAAAGAACGGAAGTCCATGTCATGTGAAGAGTCAAATATTGATGCGATTTCAAAGTCAAGCATGGAGTTACCTTCGAAATCTTTCTTAAAGATgaagaagcacccagattcagtGAATGCTTCTCTTGGGTCTACTACAGTTTGTAAACAGAAGATGTTATCTGATGGCCAAGTTAAGCTTCCCTTGGATGATCTGACTAATCATGATATATTAAAACCGGTTGTAAATAACAATATAGGCATTTCTTCTGGGATAAATAACAGGGTCCTTAGGAGACCATCGGAAAGAGAAAGGGCCTGGTACAAAGGTTCTCCAAAACATCCTATCGGAAAAACTCAATTACTACCAACAAGTAAACCTGTAGACTTGTAA
- the LOC105467264 gene encoding rho GTPase-activating protein 11A isoform X2, whose amino-acid sequence MDSSNLAVIFAPNLLQTNEGHEKMFSNTEKKLRLQAAVVQTLIDDASDIGRVPDFILEKIPAMLGIDGLCATPSLEGFEEGEYETPGEYKRKRRQSVGDFVSGALNKFKSNRTPSITPQQERIAQLSVSPVILTPNAKRKLPVDSSHGFSSKKRKAIKHNFNFELLPSNLFNSSSTPVSVHIDTNSEGSSQSSLSPVPSGGNHLITAGTPRRSKRIAGKKVCRVESGKAGCFSPKLSHKEKVRRSLRLKFNLGKNGRDVNGCSGVSRYESVGQRLANQQSLKNRIESVKTGLLFSPDVDEKLPKKGSQKISKSEENLLTPERLVGTNYRMSWTGPNNSSFQEVDTHEASSMVENLEVENSLEPDVMVEKSPATSCELIPSNLNSKHNSNITSSPLSGDENNVTKETLVKVQKAFSESGSNLHALMNDRQSSVPNVGKVKLTEPSYLEDSPEENLFETNDLTVVESKEKYEHHTGKGEKCFSERDFSPLKTQTFDREATIKCYSTQMKMEHEKDIHSNMPKDYLSKEEFPSDEQIKKQQSPKVKLNNKLKENENMIEGNLPKYAAHSKDETRAPFSQQSACVITNLSKPRPVRIAKQQSLETCEKTVSESLQMTEHRKVSDHIQWFNKLSLNEPNRTKVKSPLKFQRTPVRQSVRRINSLLEYSRQPIGHKLASLGDTASPLVKSVSCDGALSSCMESTSNDSSVSCIESGPKERKSMSCEESNIDAISKSSMELPSKSFLKMKKHPDSVNASLGSTTVCKQKMLSDGQVKLPLDDLTNHDILKPVVNNNIGISSGINNRVLRRPSERERAWYKGSPKHPIGKTQLLPTSKPVDL is encoded by the exons ATGGATAGCAGCAATCTTGCAGTAATATTTGCACCAAATCTTCTTCAGACAAATGaaggacatgaaaagatgttttctaacacagaaaaaaagctacGATTACAGGCTGCAGTAGTACAGACTCTTATCGATGATGCATCAGATATTG GGCGTGTACCAGATTTTATCCTGGAAAAGATACCAGCTATGTTGGGTATTGATGGTCTCTGTGCTACTCCATCACTAGAAGGCTTTGAAGAAGGTGAATATGAAACTCCTGGTGAatataagagaaagagaagacaaagtGTAGGAG ATTTTGTTAGTGGAGcactaaataaatttaaatctaaCAGAACACCTTCTATTACACCTCAACAAGAAAGAATTG CCCAGCTGTCTGTATCACCAGTGATTCTTACACCAAATGCTAAACGTAAATTGCCAGTAGATTCTTCTCATGGTTTCTCAAGTAAGAAAAGGAAGGCCATCAAGCATAATTTTAACTTTGAGCTGTTGCCAAGTAACCTCTTCAATAGCAGTTCTACACCAGTATCAG TTCACATCGATACAAACTCAGAAGGGTCATCTCAGAGTTCACTCTCTCCTGTACCCAGTGGTGGAAACCATTTGATCACTGCAGGTACGCCAAGGCGAAGTAAAAGAATTGCAGGCAAAAAAGTTTGCAG AGTAGAATCAGGAAAAGCAGGCTGCTTTTCTCCTAAACTCAGCCATAAAGAAAAGGTTCGAAGATCTCTTCGTTTGAAATTCAATCTAGGGAAAAATGGCAGAGATGTA AATGGATGTTCTGGTGTCAGTAGATATGAAAGTGTTGGTCAGCGACTTGCAAAtcaacaaagtttaaaaaatcgAATTGAATCTGTAAAAACAGGTTTGCTTTTTAGCCCAGATGTTGATGAAAAGTTACCAAAGAAAG GTTCACAAAAGATCAGTAAGTCTGAGGAAAACTTACTAACTCCAGAGCGACTAGTTGGAACAAATTACCGGATGTCTTGGACAGGACCTAATAATTCAAGTTTTCAAGAAGTAGATACACATGAAGCTTCTTCAATGGTGGAAAATCTTGAGGTAGAAAACTCTTTGGAGCCTGATGTTATGGTTGAAAAGTCACCTGCTACTTCATGTGAACTCATCCCTTCCAATTTAAACAGTAAGCATAATAGCAACATAACAAGTAGCCCTCTTAGTGGGGATGAAAATAACGTGACCAAAGAGACTTTGGTGAAAGTTCAAAAAGCATTTTCTGAATCTGGAAGTAATCTTCATGCATTGATGAATGACAGGCAGTCATCAGTACCTAATGTGGGGAAAGTAAAATTAACTGAACCATCTTATTTAGAAGATAGCCCAGAGGAAAATCTGTTTGAAACTAATGATTTGACTGTAGTAGAATCAAAGGAGAAATATGAACACCACACTGGTAAAGgtgaaaaatgtttttcagagaGGGACTTTTCACCCCTTAAAACTCAAACATTTGATAGAGAAGCAACTATAAAATGTTATTCAACTCAGATGAAGATGGAACATGAAAAAGACATTCATTCAAATATGCCAAAAGATTATTTAAGCAAGGAAGAATTCCCCAGtgatgaacaaataaagaaacagCAGTCCCCAAAGGTTAAACTGAATAATAAATTAAAGGAGAATGAGAATATGATTGAAGGTAACTTACCAAAGTATGCAGCACATAGCAAGGACGAGACTAGAGCCCCTTTCTCACAGCAGAGTGCATGTGTTATAACAAACTTGTCAAAACCTAGGCCTGTGAGAATTGCTAAACAGCAGTCATTGGAAACATGTGAGAAAACAGTTTCTGAAAGTTTACAAATGACAGAACATAGAAAGGTTTCTGATCACATACAGTGGTTTAACAAGCTTTCTTTAAACGAACCAAATAGAACAAAAGTCAAGTCACCTCTTAAGTTTCAGCGTACTCCTGTTCGTCAGTCTGTCAGAAGAATTAATTCTTTGTTGGAGTATAGCAGACAGCCTATAGGGCATAAGTTGGCGAGTCTTGGTGATACAGCTTCTCCTCTGGTGAAATCAGTGAGCTGTGACGGTGCTCTTTCCTCTTGTATGGAAAGTACATCAAACGATTCCTCTGTTTCATGTATCGAATCAGGTCCTAAAGAACGGAAGTCCATGTCATGTGAAGAGTCAAATATTGATGCGATTTCAAAGTCAAGCATGGAGTTACCTTCGAAATCTTTCTTAAAGATgaagaagcacccagattcagtGAATGCTTCTCTTGGGTCTACTACAGTTTGTAAACAGAAGATGTTATCTGATGGCCAAGTTAAGCTTCCCTTGGATGATCTGACTAATCATGATATATTAAAACCGGTTGTAAATAACAATATAGGCATTTCTTCTGGGATAAATAACAGGGTCCTTAGGAGACCATCGGAAAGAGAAAGGGCCTGGTACAAAGGTTCTCCAAAACATCCTATCGGAAAAACTCAATTACTACCAACAAGTAAACCTGTAGACTTGTAA